A stretch of Mytilus edulis chromosome 11, xbMytEdul2.2, whole genome shotgun sequence DNA encodes these proteins:
- the LOC139495650 gene encoding interferon alpha-inducible protein 27-like protein 1, producing MDSQKSVIWMCSLLLISSPVVGGGPISWASCMAVVGVGGLVLGAAILPLLGFTSTGIAAGSWAAWMMSLYGGSVPAGSLFAILQSTGAAGVSWGSFGGISGFCAALTAPFP from the exons ATGGATTCACAAAAGTCAGTTATCTGGATGTGTTCCTTGCTGTTAATATCCTCACCAGTTGTTGGAG GAGGACCAATAAGCTGGGCATCTTGTATGGCTGTAGTTGGTGTTGGGGGTTTAGTACTAGGAGCTGCAATCCTACCACTGCTGGGATTCACTTCAACTGGAATTGCAGCCGGGTCATGGGCAGCCTGGATGATGTCTTTATACGGAGGTTCTGTCCCAGCAGGAAGTTTGTTCGCAATCTTGCAATCGACTGGAGCTGCTGGTGTTTCATGGGGTTCTTTTGGTGGAATATCTGGATTTTGTGCAGCTTTGACCGCTCCATTCCCGTAA